A window from Sphingobacterium hotanense encodes these proteins:
- the truA gene encoding tRNA pseudouridine(38-40) synthase TruA — translation MEQTSSRYFLEIAYNGTAYHGWQVQENAVSVQEKLNGALQILLREPVETVGAGRTDTGVHAKQLFVHFESNAAVLKNADRFIHSLNALLPFDIVVYRLIPVDSAAHARFDATSRSYEYHVHFIKDPFLHLQSWLLRDIPDIDKMNLAAIDLLGKQDFSCFSKSNTQVFTNICEITRAEWEMKDGKLIFHITADRFLRNMVRAIVGTLMEVGLGKKPVEHVKAVIASQDRSMAGTSVPACGLYLTKVLYPYID, via the coding sequence GTGGAACAAACATCATCACGTTATTTTTTGGAGATTGCATATAATGGTACTGCTTATCATGGTTGGCAGGTGCAGGAGAATGCAGTAAGTGTGCAAGAAAAACTTAACGGGGCCTTGCAGATCTTGCTTCGGGAGCCTGTAGAGACCGTCGGCGCGGGTAGAACCGATACTGGGGTACACGCCAAGCAGCTGTTTGTACATTTTGAGAGCAATGCAGCGGTACTAAAAAATGCAGATCGTTTTATCCATTCTCTCAATGCTTTACTGCCCTTCGATATCGTCGTCTATAGACTTATTCCTGTGGATAGTGCGGCCCATGCGCGCTTCGACGCAACTTCCAGAAGCTATGAATATCATGTTCATTTTATAAAAGATCCATTTCTACATTTGCAATCCTGGTTATTGCGTGATATCCCGGACATCGATAAGATGAATTTGGCAGCTATAGACCTTTTGGGGAAGCAAGACTTCAGTTGCTTTAGCAAATCGAACACACAGGTGTTCACTAATATCTGTGAGATAACCCGCGCTGAATGGGAAATGAAGGATGGCAAGCTGATCTTCCATATCACTGCAGATCGTTTTTTAAGAAATATGGTTCGGGCAATCGTGGGGACATTGATGGAAGTAGGGCTAGGGAAAAAGCCTGTAGAACATGTAAAAGCTGTCATTGCGAGTCAGGATCGCTCGATGGCGGGGACTTCTGTTCCGGCATGTGGCCTATATTTAACAAAAGTTTTGTATCCTTATATCGATTAA
- a CDS encoding ABC transporter ATP-binding protein: MEKESISGKAYDSKLLGRLAKYIRPYRTIFWVSVVLTILLAAVAPALPLLIEYTLDHYILSGSGKGLTQMLLLMLALLVAQTLIRYFHTLMTNTLGQSVIRDIRIQVFNHITNLRLKYFDNTPIGRLITRTISDLETIANIFSEGLIQIIGDLLQLVVILGVMFYTDWKLTLVVLIPMPLMIGATYIFKEAMKSAFQSVRLWVSNLNTFLQEHITGMAVIQYFAREDQEMRKFKEINKEHRNAHIRANWYFSIFFPVLEIIVAIATGLLVWYGSKQILADAISPGVVVAFIMYINMIFRPIRELIDKFNTLQMGMVSAERIFDVLDTDEFTPDAGEYKPEHVAGAIEFKNVWFAYNEEKWVLKDVSFSVKPGETLALVGATGAGKSSVINILSRFYEIQKGQILLDGVDIREYDLTFLRQTIATVLQDVFLFSDTVLNNIRLNNPNISMESIVDASKKVGAYNFIMRLPGNFEYQVQERGSTLSAGQAQLISFIRALVHDPKILILDEATSSIDTETELMIQHAIDNMMDGRTSIVIAHRLSTIQKADKIIVLDKGEIMEIGSHHELLEIDGHYRKLYELQFNSAGI, encoded by the coding sequence TTGGAAAAAGAATCAATCTCCGGAAAAGCATATGATAGTAAGTTATTGGGGCGCCTAGCGAAATATATTCGCCCTTATCGCACTATTTTCTGGGTTTCCGTGGTGCTGACCATCTTATTGGCGGCCGTGGCTCCGGCTTTGCCGCTGTTGATCGAGTACACGTTAGACCATTATATTTTATCGGGATCGGGCAAAGGCTTAACACAAATGCTGTTACTTATGCTTGCATTATTAGTGGCACAAACACTGATTCGATATTTTCACACATTAATGACAAATACGCTCGGGCAGTCGGTTATCCGCGATATCCGTATCCAAGTATTTAATCATATTACCAACTTACGCCTTAAATATTTCGATAATACACCTATCGGTCGGTTGATTACTCGGACGATCTCGGACTTAGAAACCATCGCCAATATCTTTTCCGAAGGACTAATTCAGATTATTGGTGATTTGTTGCAATTAGTCGTTATTCTAGGTGTGATGTTCTATACGGATTGGAAACTGACTTTAGTCGTCTTGATTCCAATGCCATTAATGATTGGCGCGACGTATATCTTCAAGGAAGCTATGAAATCAGCCTTCCAAAGCGTGCGTCTGTGGGTTTCCAATTTGAATACCTTCCTGCAAGAGCATATTACCGGGATGGCGGTCATTCAATATTTTGCGCGCGAAGATCAAGAGATGCGCAAGTTCAAAGAGATCAACAAAGAACATAGAAATGCGCATATTCGTGCCAACTGGTACTTTTCTATATTCTTCCCTGTATTAGAGATTATTGTTGCCATTGCCACCGGACTTCTGGTTTGGTATGGCTCCAAACAAATTCTAGCCGATGCCATCTCTCCGGGTGTTGTCGTTGCATTCATTATGTATATCAACATGATCTTCCGCCCAATCCGGGAGTTGATCGACAAGTTCAACACCTTGCAGATGGGGATGGTTTCCGCGGAACGTATTTTCGATGTCTTGGATACCGATGAGTTTACACCAGATGCCGGAGAATATAAGCCGGAGCATGTTGCCGGAGCAATCGAATTTAAGAATGTTTGGTTTGCCTATAATGAAGAGAAATGGGTACTGAAGGACGTTAGTTTTTCGGTAAAGCCAGGTGAGACGCTTGCGCTGGTGGGAGCAACTGGTGCGGGGAAATCTTCGGTTATCAATATATTGAGCCGTTTTTATGAGATCCAAAAAGGGCAGATCCTGTTGGATGGTGTAGACATCCGTGAGTACGATCTGACTTTCTTGCGTCAAACGATTGCTACGGTATTGCAAGATGTTTTTCTCTTCTCAGATACCGTGCTCAACAACATTCGCTTGAACAATCCAAATATCTCGATGGAGAGTATCGTCGATGCTTCCAAGAAAGTCGGTGCCTATAACTTCATTATGCGCTTACCGGGCAACTTTGAGTATCAGGTGCAGGAACGCGGTTCAACTTTATCTGCCGGACAGGCTCAGTTGATATCCTTCATCCGCGCACTAGTACATGATCCGAAGATCCTCATCCTGGATGAAGCAACGTCTTCTATCGATACTGAAACAGAGCTGATGATTCAACACGCCATCGACAATATGATGGACGGAAGAACTTCTATTGTTATTGCACACCGCCTATCGACAATACAAAAAGCAGATAAAATCATTGTACTCGATAAGGGCGAAATCATGGAAATCGGAAGCCACCACGAGCTTCTCGAAATCGATGGACACTATAGAAAACTATACGAATTGCAGTTTAATTCGGCAGGGATTTGA